In Runella sp. SP2, the genomic window GGCTGCCGATATAGCTTTGAAAACAAATGCCTCAATTATGCTGCTTCATGCCAATGAAAAAATGGTCACAGCTACGCCGTTGGCGGAGTACTATTTGTACGACAAAGCCATTGAGGATGAGTATCTTGACATGGTTAATGAAAGTTTGAAAAAGACCCTCGCTGAGATAGCAGACAACGATAAATTTGCGCGGGTTAAAATTGAAACGGCCGTAATTGGTGGCCCGATGGTCAGCGTGATTGAAGAAGTGGTAAAAGACCACGCCATTGACCTGATTGTGATGGGAACACGCGGTGCTTCGGGTATGGAAGAGTTTTTTATTGGTTCTAATACCGAAAAAGTAATTCGTCGTGCTCCATGCCCTGTATTGGCCGTGCCCAAAGCGGTTACATCGTTTAACAAAATTGTGTTCCCGACAACTTTGAAAGATGATCAAAAAGGAGCATTTAGTGCCTTGGCCGAGTTACAAGATATTTTCCACGGAGAAATAACGTTGCTCTACCTCAA contains:
- a CDS encoding universal stress protein, with amino-acid sequence MKKILVPTDFSGFANNALEVAADIALKTNASIMLLHANEKMVTATPLAEYYLYDKAIEDEYLDMVNESLKKTLAEIADNDKFARVKIETAVIGGPMVSVIEEVVKDHAIDLIVMGTRGASGMEEFFIGSNTEKVIRRAPCPVLAVPKAVTSFNKIVFPTTLKDDQKGAFSALAELQDIFHGEITLLYLNNPSNLKDNAAIEARKNELLKAAGLGKATLFVSDADVFNEEEAILDFAHQQKADLIVMATHQRRGLAHMFMGSITEDTVNHSDIPVLSISIR